A window of Amphiura filiformis unplaced genomic scaffold, Afil_fr2py scaffold_51, whole genome shotgun sequence genomic DNA:
ATTAACATACTCGACTATAGAAATCAagatgtttatttatatatttatttatttatttttcagataACATGATAAGACCTAAGCGACAATGGGATTTGCTGCAAGATCCTGTATGCAAGTATTGTAAAAGAAGATTTATTGAAAACATTCCTCGTTATAAATCACATCTTCGCAACCATGAGCTGAGTATTAAGCCTTATTGGTACAGCAATCCAAACTTGAAACCAAATGCTGGCTGTGTGGGGATATACGTCAAAACGCGTAGAAAAAGGAAATGTGAAGATCGTCATGTATCAAAACTGGTTCTAAGTTCGGTTCTAGGTCATTTGAACACTAAAAAGGGCCAGCAAGGAAAGAAACGTCATAAATGTtactattgtaacaaatcattcagctatttgggaaacaagaaacaacatgaaatgactcacacaggagagaaacctcatcaatgtagctattgtgaAAAATTATTCACGACATTGGGAGGCAAAAAACGGCATGaactgattcatacaggagagaaacctcatcaatgtagatattgtaacaaatcattcagggacttgggaaacaagaaacaacatgaactgATTCACGCAggtgagaaacctcatcaatgtatcttttgtgacaaatcattcagccaGTTGCAACACAAGAATACACATGAAAAGatccacacaggagagaaacctcatcgatgtagctattgtaacaaatcattccgcCAACTGGGAAACAAGAAAgaccatgaaatgattcatacaggagagaaacctcatcaatgtagatactgtaacaaatcattcacgacattgggaaacaagaaacgacatgaaatgattcacacagGGGAGAAACTTCATAAAtgcagctattgtaacaaattatTCGGGAGTTTGGGACAGAAGAAAGAACACGAAATGatacacacaggagagaaaccacataaatgtagctattgtaataAATCATTCAGCCGATTGGGACACAGGAATCGACATGAActgattcacacaggagagaaacctcatcaatgtagctattgtaacaaatcattcagtgatttgggaaacaagaaacggcatgaaaagattcataaaggagagaaacctcatcgatGTAGCTATTGTGACAAATCATTTAGCCGATTGGgagacaagaaacaacatgaaaagattcataaaggagagaaacctcatcaatgtagctattgtgacAAATCATTCAGTGATTTGGGAAACAAGAAACGGCATGAAAAGATCCATACAGgggagaaacctcatcaatgtagctattgtaacaaatcattcagtgcCTTGGGAAACAAGAATacgcatgaaaagattcatacaggagagaaacctcatcaatgtagctattgtaataAATCATTCAGTGATTTAAGAaacaagaaacgacatgaaaagatacacacaggagagaaacctcatcaatgtagctattgcagcAAATCATTCAGTGACTTGGGAAGcaagaaacgacatgaaaagattcatacaggagagaaacctcatcaatgtacatgtagctattgtaacaaatcattcacaaCATTGagaaacaagaaacaacatgaaccaATTCATCTgagagagaaacctcataaatgcagcTATTATGATTGTGACAAATCATTCACCTCATTGGCAAGTAAGAAACAGCATGAAAAGGTTCACACAGGTGACAAACTTCattaatatacatgtagctaCTGCAATGATCATTtgatgaacacagctgccaacagcgtgATGATCATCCATGTACACTTTGTGATGAACATTGAACACCCATGTTTGTGTAACACAAATCCGACCATATACTACTGCCAATGTCTttattattgtatccaaggttgtgcattCATGTTGCACTTATACATTTTTACTGGGGATACATGAACACAACCATGATGACATGTGTATTActtgtggggtgtgtatgtggggggtgTGTCAACAACCTAGTCTACTGATAAAACAAACTGATGCAGACACTACCTTTGTTTTTATATAGGCTTTTAATTCATAAATCATTTGATTTCATTAACATGGTATTAAAGCCATCACAAAGGATTTAGATAATTACATAAATCTGTTGTTCTTATGTTCCACACCAtaaaaattaatgtaattttacTGTTCAAGTGGTAATATATATGCATGTGAATATCTTCACACGTTGCATGCctttaaactattttatttataatttttcagTTTTCTTACACAGACATGCTTCATCAAGCGCAAAATATGCGTTCCTCTAAAAGTATCCATGATTTACAAATGTACAGGATATGATAACAAAATTAACAATGCTTAGAACTTTAATGCTATGATGGCAAGTTTGGTATCAGAAGATACCTGTATGCATGTATGCTCTTTAATTTGAGCCATCCTACAGTTGAAATATGTTTCTGATAAATGTTCCTCAAAAAcctgtttttatgtttttatttatcaaatttgtgaaaaaattatagccaaatttagccaaaaaagTATGTCATATTTTTGGCCTTCATTGATcaataattcaaaaaatattatatCCAACCAATGACATTTTTTTCCTAGAATGGAATATCTAGATTAGAAAAAATGCAcaagagccaaattttggattgTTCCTTTTTTATAGTATTCCAAAAatggaggcaattttttttttcatgattttctgAAAAATTCTTCTTTTACCTTCTCATCTATGtttatatttagattccttgGCTAATTTCCTTTCCTaaattgtatacttttataaAAGTGAGATAATAACTAAATCTTGTATGAATAATTAAAGAAGTTACATCACTTTAATTAACTGCATTAATTATAAGAGTGCACAGTCACCTTAAGGCTTTGTACAATGTATTTATATTACGGAAACACATGATTTAAGTGGTGTACCACGgattgtatttcccaccttgaaTACAGTATTGCCAAACAAAATGTACAGAATTTAGGCAAATCACATTTGGGtggaaaaattgtctattttccTATCATTCCCTTACCATTACCaacatcattaatattcataattcaATATTTAGAAATGACAGATATGTAGTACTATGTGCCTGTACTCATTAGGCACCTTtttttgaagttttgcaaaattaCCACAATTTACACCAAGTGCATTTTAGGCAGAACATTCTTGTCCATTTTCCTTCTGTTACCAATCTTATCAATATTCATATATCTTTCACGAAAGGTTTCCACCAAAAAAAGATGTGGAATTTGAAAGTAGTA
This region includes:
- the LOC140144382 gene encoding uncharacterized protein, producing MTHTGEKPHQCSYCEKLFTTLGGKKRHELIHTGEKPHQCRYCNKSFRDLGNKKQHELIHAGEKPHQCIFCDKSFSQLQHKNTHEKIHTGEKPHRCSYCNKSFRQLGNKKDHEMIHTGEKPHQCRYCNKSFTTLGNKKRHEMIHTGEKLHKCSYCNKLFGSLGQKKEHEMIHTGEKPHKCSYCNKSFSRLGHRNRHELIHTGEKPHQCSYCNKSFSDLGNKKRHEKIHKGEKPHRCSYCDKSFSRLGDKKQHEKIHKGEKPHQCSYCDKSFSDLGNKKRHEKIHTGEKPHQCSYCNKSFSALGNKNTHEKIHTGEKPHQCSYCNKSFSDLRNKKRHEKIHTGEKPHQCSYCSKSFSDLGSKKRHEKIHTGEKPHQCTCSYCNKSFTTLRNKKQHEPIHLREKPHKCSYYDCDKSFTSLASKKQHEKVHTGDKLH